A stretch of the Aegilops tauschii subsp. strangulata cultivar AL8/78 chromosome 4, Aet v6.0, whole genome shotgun sequence genome encodes the following:
- the LOC109747448 gene encoding expansin-A31 — MAAGMRFLQLFAAVLAFSFVPAKSDYWHQAYATFYGGADGSETMGGACGYDNLYAAGYGLNNAALSTVLFNNGLSCGQCYLITCDTSKSNMCKPGTSITVSATNLCPPNWALPNDNGGWCNPPREHFDMSQPAWENLAIYRAGIVPILYQRVACQRQGGLRFTISGFNFFELVLVTNIAMSGSIRSMSVKGTNTAWITMSQNWGANWQCLAGLKGQALSFAITSSGGQYKVFQDVVPAWWLFGQTFSTWQQFDY, encoded by the exons ATGGCAGCTGGGATGCGCTTCCTGCAGCTGTTCGCCGCCGTTCTCGCGTTCAGCTTCGTGCCGGCCAAGTCTGACTACTGGCATCAGGCCTACGCCACCTTCTACGGCGGCGCCGACGGTTCTGAAACAATGG GTGGCGCATGTGGGTACGATAACCTGTACGCTGCGGGCTACGGGCTCAACAACGCGGCGCTGAGCACGGTGCTGTTCAACAACGGCTTGTCGTGCGGGCAATGCTACCTCATCACCTGTGATACCAGCAAGTCGAATATGTGCAAGCCCGGCACGTCCATCACCGTGTCCGCCACCAACTTGTGCCCTCCCAACTGGGCTCTCCCCAACGACAACGGCGGGTGGTGCAACCCTCCCCGCGAACACTTCGACATGTCCCAGCCCGCCTGGGAGAACCTCGCCATCTACCGCGCCGGCATTGTCCCCATCCTCTACCAGCGGGTCGCGTGCCAGAGGCAGGGTGGCCTGCGATTCACCATCAGCGGCTTCAACTTCTTCGAGCTCGTGCTGGTGACCAACATCGCCATGAGCGGGTCGATCAGGAGCATGTCGGTGAAGGGGACCAACACGGCGTGGATCACAATGTCCCAAAACTGGGGCGCTAACTGGCAGTGCCTAGCGGGCCTGAAAGGGCAGGCGCTCAGCTTCGCCATCACCTCCTCCGGCGGCCAGTACAAGGTCTTCCAGGACGTCGTGCCGGCCTGGTGGCTCTTCGGACAGACCTTCTCCACCTGGCAACAGTTCGACTACTAG